The region TGCCCGGCTACAAACAGAGTGTTATTGTTTGCCGACCGGGTTCGTTCACCTCATCGGTACTGAGCCTGATCGTATCGTTTACGGGCAAAGTTTCGCATTCGGCCGAACCCGAAAAAGGCCTGAATCCGGCTTATGTGATGGCAGACTTCCTGCTACGAACGAAGCACCTCCAGCATCCAGACCCGCAGTCGGAAGACTTTGCCCTCATCACGCCGGTGTACACCACCATGGGCGAGAAATCCTACGGCATATCGGCTGGGTATGGTGAGGTCCATTTGACACTTCGGACCCGGAACGCGAAACGGATGGAAACGCTAACGGCTCAACTCTTGGCACTTCTCGCAGACTTATCAGCGGAGAGTGGAATTGCTGTCGAGACGGCCTACACCGAAGCGTTCTACGCCAATGAGAACGACCGGGAAGCCGTTGAGCAGATTAAGCAAAGTGCGCTGAAGCTGGGCTATCCGTACATAGAAAATGCAGCTCCTTTTAAATGGGGTGAAGATTTCGGACTCTTTACCCAGAAATACAGAGGAGCCATGTTTGGCATTGGCAACGGCCAAGACTCTCCAGCCCTGCATAATGATGACTACGATTTTAACGACAACCTCATTGAGCCAGCCGCCCGGCTTTTCCTAGAATTAATTGAACTGGAGCAGCATTACCAATCAGAATCTTAGAATGCCTGATTGACGGTATACAAGGGCTAGAAAAAAAGTGGATTAATTTGGGTGATAAATAAGGTCATTGGGGTATTCATAGTAAACAACCTCAAATTGACACAGATGAAATCCAGAACAAAATTCGTCCTTATCATCGCTGCTTTACTGATGACTACCTGTTGCCTTTATTTGTTTTTCGATCGGGCCTAATTACGTAATCTCTCAAATAACCATGAACATCTGGAATATTCAGGAGTATGAAGGCGATGGGGTAAGCTGTCCGATTACACCGGTTAACTTGCCCTTTCATAAAAAGGTAGGCCTGTTCTTTTTTCGGTTCGGAATTTGCCCGCTTTGTGTAACGACAAGTATTGGCTATAGTACCGTACGACTGATTCGGCAGATTTGGCAGAAGATGTAAATACCCGTATGCCCCTACCACACAATCTATCCGACGCGCAGCTGCTCAGTCAGTTAAGAGCAGGAAGTAATCAGGGATTTACTATGCTCTATCGACACATCTACCCGTCGGTAGAGCATTTTGTCATTCAAAACAGCGGTAGTCAGGAGGAGGCTAAAGATTTGTTTCAGGAAACGTTAGTTGTTCTGTTAACGACAATCCAATCTCCGGACTTCCAGCTTACATCATCCCTAAAAACCTATGTATTTGGTATCAGCCGAAACTTATGGCTCAAAAAATTAAACAAGGCTGCCCGATGGACTGGTCTGGAAAATGCTGAAGATATTAGTATTCAGCCGGTTTCAGTTGAGTTAAAAAACCCACCAACCGTTTTCGAACAGGTAACGGCAATTTTGGCAAAGCTTACCCTCCGCTGCCAGACGTTGTTATTGACCATCTTTTTCCAGAAACGATCAATTACCGACATCGTAC is a window of Spirosoma linguale DSM 74 DNA encoding:
- a CDS encoding RNA polymerase, sigma-24 subunit, ECF subfamily (TIGRFAM: RNA polymerase sigma factor, sigma-70 family~PFAM: sigma-70 region 2 domain protein~KEGG: xau:Xaut_1629 ECF subfamily RNA polymerase sigma-24 factor), producing MPLPHNLSDAQLLSQLRAGSNQGFTMLYRHIYPSVEHFVIQNSGSQEEAKDLFQETLVVLLTTIQSPDFQLTSSLKTYVFGISRNLWLKKLNKAARWTGLENAEDISIQPVSVELKNPPTVFEQVTAILAKLTLRCQTLLLTIFFQKRSITDIVQDEGYASVHSAQNQKYKCLQQARRTARST
- a CDS encoding amidohydrolase (TIGRFAM: amidohydrolase~PFAM: peptidase M20; peptidase dimerisation domain protein~KEGG: atc:AGR_L_3029 hypothetical protein) — its product is MTSETPDIFIQFRHELHQFPEVSGQEVETRKRIKNFVSQFNPTRITEVAQTGLLLQYGQDSAGPVTLIRADIDALPIQEVNTFGHKSRTNGVSHKCGHDGHTAILAKLAALLAEKPVTRGRVYLVFQPAEENGKGAEAVLNDPAFADIRPDRAFALHNLPGYKQSVIVCRPGSFTSSVLSLIVSFTGKVSHSAEPEKGLNPAYVMADFLLRTKHLQHPDPQSEDFALITPVYTTMGEKSYGISAGYGEVHLTLRTRNAKRMETLTAQLLALLADLSAESGIAVETAYTEAFYANENDREAVEQIKQSALKLGYPYIENAAPFKWGEDFGLFTQKYRGAMFGIGNGQDSPALHNDDYDFNDNLIEPAARLFLELIELEQHYQSES